A window from Trichomycterus rosablanca isolate fTriRos1 chromosome 21, fTriRos1.hap1, whole genome shotgun sequence encodes these proteins:
- the LOC134335152 gene encoding uncharacterized protein LOC134335152, whose protein sequence is MPLQFQLHYGIDNQDHVGTPAPLVAAMHNEFGLKAEKQKKKKQNWEENRQACFFILLIKQLREEFSSTNTELSASVTMGSSHSQEDTDRVLTAMLQLASDISLDDSLLKYSGVNSAVVLEDSTSEFIQTSLDHVGGILTNFNGVPNAVGLGALVISMFLNIAVSSSGNDGGNTAEILSHVIAVEKAVAVRDTMNEYLNRLHMYMREPVKAQEETTRLEKQLSEQLTRLKNSMLFDGHMNPSSLKWWINGAAFHSQMVIHSARLETTDKIIGRAELENRVASIGSVVD, encoded by the exons ATGCCCTTGCAgttccagttgcattatgggatagacAATCAAGACc ATGTAGGCACACCAGCACCACTGGTGGCAGCAATGCACAATGAATTTGGTTTAAAAGctgaaaaacagaagaaaaaaaaacagaactggGAGGAGAACCGACAAGCTTGTTTCTTCATTCTGCTCATAAAACAACTCAGAGAAGAATTCAGCAGCACTAACACTGAGCTCTCTGCTTCTGTCACCATGGGTTCAAGTCATTCTCAAGAGGACACGGATCGAGTTTTAACCGCAATGTTACAACTAGCAAGTGATATCAGTTTAGACGATTCTTTGCTGAAGTATTCTGGAGTAAACTCAGCAGTTGTACTGGAAGATTCCACTTCAGAGTTTATTCAAACCTCTCTGGACCATGTGGGAGGAATTTTGACTAATTTTAATGGTGTACCAAACGCTGTGGGTCTGGGAGCACTGGTTATATCGATGTTTCTAAACATTGCAGTCAGTTCTTCAGGGAACGACGGCGGCAACACGGCGGAAATTCTGAGCCATGTGATAGCTGTAGAAAAGGCGGTGGCAGTGAGAGACACCATGAACGAGTATCTGAACCGACTTCACATGTACATGAGAGAACCGGTGAAGGCGCAAGAAGAAACGACGCGTCTGGAGAAACAGCTGAGTGAACAACTCACTCGTCTGAAGAACTCCATGCTGTTCGATGGCCACATGAACCCATCATCACTAAAGTGGTGGATAAACGGTGCAGCTTTCCATTCCCAGATGGTCATTCACTCAGCCCGACTGGAGACGACCGACAAGATCATCGGGAGAGCTGAACTGGAAAACCGTGTCGCTTCTATTGGCAGTGTGGTGGACTGA